The following are encoded together in the Macrobrachium rosenbergii isolate ZJJX-2024 chromosome 21, ASM4041242v1, whole genome shotgun sequence genome:
- the LOC136849433 gene encoding uncharacterized protein, translated as MKCPELWKAGIFEGGGGVIEGLDRSQQLHLPPPSSPTTPLFLHRHLPTATSSSTVITNNTTSSSTVITNNTTSSSTVITNNTTSSSTVITNNTTSSSTVITNNTTSSSTVITNNTTTSSSTVITNNTTSSSTVITNNTTSSSTVITNNIHLPPPSSPTTPIFLHHHHPVTTSSSHRHHHFTTSSSTTNTSSSSTSTTNTSSSSTSTTITNNTTSPSNTTIINTTSISTSNTTISLFSSPLPPFILISFLSLSPHSEFPGTS; from the exons aTGAAATGCCCAGA ACTTTGGAAGGCGGGTATTTTCGAGGGAGGGGGAGGCGTTATAGAAGGCTTGGATCGTAGCCaa CAACTACATCTTCCTCCACCGTCATCACCAACAACACCCCTCTTCCTCCACCGTCATCTGCCAACAGCCACATCTTCCTCCACCGTCATCACCAACAACACCACATCTTCCTCCACCGTCATCACCAACAACACCACCTCTTCCTCCACCGTCATCACCAACAACACCACATCTTCCTCCACCGTCATCACCAACAACACCACATCTTCCTCCACCGTCATCACCAACAACACCACATCTTCCTCCACCGTCATCACCAACAACACCACCACCTCTTCCTCCACCGTCATCACCAACAACACCACCTCTTCCTCCACCGTCATCACCAACAACACCACCTCTTCCTCCACCGTCATCACCAACAACATACATCTTCCTCCACCATCATCACCAACAACACCCATCTTCCTCCACCATCATCACCCTGTAACTACATCTTCCTCCCACCGTCATCACCACTTTACCACCTCTTCCTCCACCACCAACACCTCTTCCTCCTCAACCTCCACCACCAACACCTCTTCCTCCTCAACCTCCACCACCATCACCAACAACACCACCTCTCCCTCAAACACCACCATCATTAACACCACCTCCATCTCCACCTCCAACACCACCATTTCTCTCTTTTCGTCACCTTTACCGCCTTTCATTCtgatctcctttctctctctctctccacactctGAATTCCCCGGAACCTCCTAA